In Sporosarcina sp. PTS2304, a genomic segment contains:
- a CDS encoding YuzB family protein has translation MNPIVEFCISNLANGAYPVFETLERDPNIDVLEYGCLSYCTKCADTLYALVNGELVEADTPDELTARIYQFIEDNPLF, from the coding sequence ATGAATCCCATCGTGGAGTTTTGTATTAGTAATTTGGCGAATGGAGCCTATCCAGTATTTGAGACATTAGAGAGAGATCCGAATATCGATGTGCTTGAATACGGTTGTTTAAGTTATTGCACGAAATGCGCAGATACATTATATGCGCTTGTCAACGGCGAACTGGTCGAAGCGGATACGCCTGATGAATTGACTGCGCGTATTTATCAATTCATTGAAGACAATCCTCTTTTTTAA
- a CDS encoding TIGR01457 family HAD-type hydrolase produces MKQYKVYCLDLDGTMYRGKEPIQEAVDFVARCQMQGAETYFITNNAAYTRAEQQQKLANFGVQTDVEHIMNSPMALAKFCKQHYPDARVLMIGEEGLEEALVAEGISMTTSNPDVVMMGLDRQITYSKLSEACLAIRNGAHFLGTNVDQRFPTERGLVPGNGSFLKLMEAATGVEPFVVGKPEPHMLQFIQQQGSYEKNQMVLIGDNYDTDILAGIRYGIDTAYVATGVTPVQELLKKEVQPTYILSTLANWNY; encoded by the coding sequence ATGAAACAGTATAAAGTGTATTGCTTAGATTTAGATGGCACAATGTATCGCGGAAAAGAACCGATTCAGGAAGCTGTAGATTTTGTTGCGCGTTGCCAGATGCAAGGGGCAGAAACGTACTTTATTACAAATAATGCAGCCTATACACGGGCAGAACAGCAACAAAAACTAGCGAATTTCGGCGTCCAAACCGATGTAGAGCACATTATGAATTCACCGATGGCGCTAGCGAAATTTTGTAAACAACATTATCCAGATGCTCGTGTATTAATGATTGGGGAAGAAGGACTGGAAGAAGCGTTAGTAGCGGAAGGGATTTCTATGACGACGTCGAACCCAGACGTAGTGATGATGGGGCTAGACCGTCAGATTACGTATAGTAAACTATCGGAAGCTTGTTTAGCCATTCGCAACGGAGCGCATTTTTTAGGAACGAACGTAGATCAGCGATTTCCGACAGAAAGAGGGCTTGTTCCGGGTAATGGTTCATTTCTAAAGTTAATGGAAGCGGCCACTGGAGTTGAGCCATTTGTCGTCGGCAAGCCTGAGCCTCATATGCTGCAATTCATTCAACAGCAAGGTTCGTATGAAAAGAATCAGATGGTGTTGATTGGAGATAATTATGATACCGACATTTTGGCAGGAATTCGCTATGGCATAGACACCGCTTACGTCGCAACAGGCGTGACACCCGTTCAGGAGCTCTTGAAAAAAGAAGTTCAGCCAACCTACATCTTGTCTACATTAGCAAATTGGAACTACTGA
- a CDS encoding DUF86 domain-containing protein, producing the protein MYFVDQKQISKTLSYMEELIRTFESESNWHESEVKRLAVERIAHGLIEGVIDVGNSMIDGFIMRDPGSYDDIIDILEDEKVIRPEQATPLKSFISIRPMIVRQFTEVETAEVENSIRRTANELKLFPQQVRDYLTNELGPVSAFLPTE; encoded by the coding sequence ATGTATTTTGTCGATCAAAAACAAATTAGTAAAACACTTTCTTATATGGAAGAGTTAATTAGAACATTTGAGAGCGAAAGTAACTGGCATGAAAGTGAAGTGAAAAGGCTTGCGGTCGAACGTATTGCCCATGGTTTAATCGAAGGTGTTATCGATGTAGGAAACTCTATGATTGATGGATTTATTATGCGTGATCCTGGCAGCTATGATGATATTATTGACATTTTAGAAGATGAAAAAGTCATTCGTCCTGAGCAGGCGACACCTCTAAAATCATTTATTTCGATTCGTCCGATGATTGTCCGTCAATTTACAGAAGTGGAAACTGCAGAAGTAGAAAACTCTATCCGCCGAACTGCGAACGAACTTAAATTGTTCCCACAACAGGTCCGGGATTATTTAACTAATGAATTAGGGCCGGTTTCTGCATTCTTACCGACGGAATAA
- a CDS encoding YutD family protein — translation MVILENTQYEIATEFRDGFDEEALNERFSEVLLKYDYILGDWGYGQLRLKGFFEDRNSKSTYETKISTVQDYIYEYCNFGCAYFILKKIGKVKPEPDSVAEQQANETQDQ, via the coding sequence ATGGTTATTCTAGAGAACACCCAATACGAAATTGCGACAGAGTTTCGCGACGGCTTTGATGAGGAAGCGTTAAATGAACGGTTTAGTGAAGTACTGTTAAAGTATGATTATATTTTAGGGGACTGGGGATACGGTCAGTTGCGATTAAAGGGATTTTTTGAGGACCGCAATTCCAAATCCACGTATGAAACTAAAATAAGTACCGTTCAAGATTATATTTATGAGTATTGTAACTTTGGTTGTGCCTATTTTATTTTGAAGAAAATCGGAAAAGTAAAACCAGAACCAGACTCCGTTGCTGAACAACAAGCCAATGAGACACAAGATCAATAA
- the lipA gene encoding lipoyl synthase: MESVALSCRPETGRKSEHVKKPDWLKIKLNTNENYTGLKKLMREKNLHTVCEEARCPNIHECWGERRTATFMILGAVCTRACRFCAVKTGLPNELDTAEPERVAESVELMNLKHVVVTAVARDDLKDGGSAIFAETIRAIRRSNPFTTIEVLPSDMGGDRDNLQRLMDAKPDILNHNIETVRRLTPRVRARATYDRSLELLARSKEMYPEIPTKSSLMVGLGETVEEIIETMDDLRAHNVDIMTIGQYLQPTKKHAKVVKYYSPDEFGELRKIAMAKGFSHCEAGPLVRSSYHADEQVNAAAKEKQRLGDEQLELEQQASR, from the coding sequence ATGGAGTCGGTAGCGTTGTCATGTAGACCTGAAACCGGAAGAAAGTCAGAGCATGTAAAGAAGCCGGATTGGCTGAAAATCAAGCTAAACACCAATGAGAATTATACAGGTTTAAAGAAATTAATGCGTGAGAAAAACTTACATACCGTTTGCGAAGAAGCACGTTGTCCGAACATACACGAATGTTGGGGAGAGCGCCGTACTGCAACGTTCATGATATTAGGAGCTGTATGTACGAGAGCCTGCCGCTTCTGTGCGGTGAAAACGGGTCTGCCAAATGAACTTGACACGGCCGAACCAGAACGCGTTGCTGAATCAGTTGAATTAATGAATCTGAAACACGTAGTTGTGACTGCTGTAGCACGTGATGATCTGAAAGATGGCGGATCTGCAATTTTTGCTGAAACGATTCGTGCGATTCGACGTAGTAATCCATTCACAACGATTGAAGTATTACCTTCAGATATGGGCGGTGATCGTGATAATCTTCAACGTCTAATGGATGCGAAACCTGATATTTTAAATCATAATATTGAAACCGTACGTCGCTTGACACCAAGAGTTCGGGCACGTGCAACGTATGATCGTTCATTAGAATTATTGGCTCGTTCTAAAGAAATGTATCCAGAAATCCCTACGAAATCATCTTTGATGGTAGGGCTTGGAGAAACGGTAGAGGAAATCATTGAAACAATGGATGATCTTCGCGCACACAACGTAGATATTATGACAATCGGACAATATTTACAGCCGACTAAGAAACACGCTAAAGTTGTTAAATATTATTCTCCTGATGAGTTTGGGGAACTACGTAAAATTGCGATGGCTAAAGGATTCTCACATTGTGAGGCAGGGCCGCTTGTACGCTCTAGTTACCATGCAGATGAGCAAGTGAATGCTGCGGCAAAAGAGAAGCAGCGTCTAGGTGATGAACAATTGGAACTAGAACAACAAGCGAGCAGGTAA